The following coding sequences lie in one Paramisgurnus dabryanus chromosome 16, PD_genome_1.1, whole genome shotgun sequence genomic window:
- the nocta gene encoding nocturnin isoform X1, protein MYPARRCSSLLHRDFTALCLSSLGTHPKKSGILKKRSISNSRHCHSSVHPPPPPRSNSSPVLLGSLQACQMGNSSSSRLLSTAAQSLVDPHVDADDSEYEQADPDALLRECDEVLRNRPPRLHRDFVRIRASSLQNEPVRIMQWNILAQALGEGTDGFVRCPMEALNWSERKYLILEEILTYRPDVLCLQEVDHYFDTFQPLLSSLGYQSSFCPKPSSPCLDVHNNNGPDGCALFYNRQRFQLLHTSHLRLSAMMLKTNQVAIAATLRCRLTGQVFCVAVTHLKARSGWEAFRSAQGNHLLQQLRNITAPTYPQSEQEEGIPLVVCGDFNADPSEEVYRRFMTSPLGLESAYKCLSEDGTTEPPYTSWKIRPSGESCSTLDYIWYSERAFRVDSVLKIPSEEQIGPNRLPSYHYPSDHLSLVCDLSFNQQPYRLM, encoded by the exons ATGTATCCGGCCAGACGATGTTCGTCGCTTCTTCACCGCGACTTTACCGCTCTCTGTCTTTCATCACTGGGGACACATCCGAAAAAATCCGGTATTTTGAAGAAACGCAGCATTTCCAATTCACGACACTGTCATTCTAGTGTTCATCCTCCTCCACCACCGAGATCAAACTCATCACCTGTTCTTCTCGGTTCTTTACAAG CGTGTCAGATGGGCAACAGCAGCAGTAGCAGACTCCTCAGTACTGCAGCTCAGTCACTGGTAGACCCACACGTGGATGCCGACGACAGTGAATACGAGCAGGCCGACCCAGACGCACTTTTACGTGAATGCGATGAGGTTTTGAGAAATCGCCCTCCTCGACTACACCGAGACTTTGTTAGGATCAGAGCCAGCTCGTTGCAGAATGAACCCGTACGCATCATGCAGTGGAACATTTTGGCTCAAG CTTTGGGCGAGGGTACAGACGGTTTTGTGCGTTGTCCGATGGAAGCACTTAATTGGTCCGAGAGGAAATATCTTATATTGGAAGAGATCCTTACTTACAGACCGGATGTGCTGTGCCTGCAGGAGGTTGACCACTACTTTGACACTTTCCAGCCTTTGTTATCCAGCTTGGGCTATCAGAGCAGCTTCTGCCCCAAACCAAGTTCTCCCTGTCTGGACGTCCACAACAACAACGGTCCAGATGGATGTGCTCTGTTTTACAACCGCCAACGTTTCCAGCTGCTCCACACCTCCCACCTCAGACTCTCCGCCATGATGCTTAAGACCAACCAGGTAGCGATTGCAGCTACGCTTCGCTGCAGGCTCACGGGCCAAGTGTTCTGCGTGGCCGTAACGCATCTAAAGGCACGCAGCGGATGGGAGGCTTTCCGGAGCGCACAAGGGAATCATCTCCTCCAACAGCTCCGTAACATCACCGCTCCGACATACCCACAGTCGGAACAGGAGGAAGGAATACCACTAGTGGTATGCGGAGATTTTAACGCTGATCCTAGCGAAGAAGTGTATAGGCGATTTATGACGTCCCCACTGGGACTGGAAAGTGCTTACAAGTGTCTGAGTGAGGATGGGACCACAGAACCACCATACACCAGTTGGAAGATCCGGCCCAGTGGAGAGAGCTGCTCCACGCTGGATTACATCTGGTATTCCGAAAGAGCATTTCGTGTGGATAGTGTGCTGAAGATACCCAGTGAAGAGCAGATTGGGCCAAACAGGCTTCCCTCTTACCATTACCCCTCTGATCATCTGTCATTGGTGTGTGACCTCAGCTTCAATCAACAGCCTTATAGGCTCATGTAG
- the nocta gene encoding nocturnin isoform X2, with protein MGNSSSSRLLSTAAQSLVDPHVDADDSEYEQADPDALLRECDEVLRNRPPRLHRDFVRIRASSLQNEPVRIMQWNILAQALGEGTDGFVRCPMEALNWSERKYLILEEILTYRPDVLCLQEVDHYFDTFQPLLSSLGYQSSFCPKPSSPCLDVHNNNGPDGCALFYNRQRFQLLHTSHLRLSAMMLKTNQVAIAATLRCRLTGQVFCVAVTHLKARSGWEAFRSAQGNHLLQQLRNITAPTYPQSEQEEGIPLVVCGDFNADPSEEVYRRFMTSPLGLESAYKCLSEDGTTEPPYTSWKIRPSGESCSTLDYIWYSERAFRVDSVLKIPSEEQIGPNRLPSYHYPSDHLSLVCDLSFNQQPYRLM; from the exons ATGGGCAACAGCAGCAGTAGCAGACTCCTCAGTACTGCAGCTCAGTCACTGGTAGACCCACACGTGGATGCCGACGACAGTGAATACGAGCAGGCCGACCCAGACGCACTTTTACGTGAATGCGATGAGGTTTTGAGAAATCGCCCTCCTCGACTACACCGAGACTTTGTTAGGATCAGAGCCAGCTCGTTGCAGAATGAACCCGTACGCATCATGCAGTGGAACATTTTGGCTCAAG CTTTGGGCGAGGGTACAGACGGTTTTGTGCGTTGTCCGATGGAAGCACTTAATTGGTCCGAGAGGAAATATCTTATATTGGAAGAGATCCTTACTTACAGACCGGATGTGCTGTGCCTGCAGGAGGTTGACCACTACTTTGACACTTTCCAGCCTTTGTTATCCAGCTTGGGCTATCAGAGCAGCTTCTGCCCCAAACCAAGTTCTCCCTGTCTGGACGTCCACAACAACAACGGTCCAGATGGATGTGCTCTGTTTTACAACCGCCAACGTTTCCAGCTGCTCCACACCTCCCACCTCAGACTCTCCGCCATGATGCTTAAGACCAACCAGGTAGCGATTGCAGCTACGCTTCGCTGCAGGCTCACGGGCCAAGTGTTCTGCGTGGCCGTAACGCATCTAAAGGCACGCAGCGGATGGGAGGCTTTCCGGAGCGCACAAGGGAATCATCTCCTCCAACAGCTCCGTAACATCACCGCTCCGACATACCCACAGTCGGAACAGGAGGAAGGAATACCACTAGTGGTATGCGGAGATTTTAACGCTGATCCTAGCGAAGAAGTGTATAGGCGATTTATGACGTCCCCACTGGGACTGGAAAGTGCTTACAAGTGTCTGAGTGAGGATGGGACCACAGAACCACCATACACCAGTTGGAAGATCCGGCCCAGTGGAGAGAGCTGCTCCACGCTGGATTACATCTGGTATTCCGAAAGAGCATTTCGTGTGGATAGTGTGCTGAAGATACCCAGTGAAGAGCAGATTGGGCCAAACAGGCTTCCCTCTTACCATTACCCCTCTGATCATCTGTCATTGGTGTGTGACCTCAGCTTCAATCAACAGCCTTATAGGCTCATGTAG